The Aedes aegypti strain LVP_AGWG chromosome 3, AaegL5.0 Primary Assembly, whole genome shotgun sequence genome contains a region encoding:
- the LOC110679212 gene encoding uncharacterized protein LOC110679212, with the protein MNMTLKWLSENGLARKVAFEINNDIKQNIVGPLSSVIKDLQMTGAMTIECRQALDTMLDSYDCTSEYKCIQQLKRDGLYEDPTFFHISEEPLPLSDPRYKGDELIQGALMPVKFMLRTYLERDGVFDMIINSLKLSSDGLIRSLIDGSIWQERTASMCCRTVIPINIYFDDFTTSDTSSCHSKATSICAVYLNIPCMPAYLQGKLNNILSVGFIKSQDRKKMNNDKTLSKLIDLLVDLEVEGITVRIGDQDQKVFFVLGFVLGDNLGVNGILDYVESFRANFFCRVCKRRRTQTEVDTKEYPDVFRTITSYEHDVQLATVSETGIKSPSCFNKIPSYHVTHNFVFDIMHDIFEGVAIYDLQHMLYYFIYIKHYFNVSSFNERKNAFIYGSQHSDNIIHDIQEYHIKLKKLKCTASEMKTLITFLPLLVGPLIPEFDEVWQLACALVKIVHITLLREVPYALVKELRSLIDYHHHQYVKLFKDTLKPKHHNLVHYPTAILKGGALRSHWSMRFEAKHREPKAYCKINSNRINMCSSIAIKANFKFAYNCLNNNFVFPKFTYDKSQVYINRFKPEHHQCIDFDLYNINRESVRFLKHFVKCETLYNRGSVFITIRKETANIFKIIEIFLNNDNRILILCDKFKFVKFNEHLQSYELNTQTTTVLVDNIETCESERINLHDVDGTMYMRLCNYYNT; encoded by the exons ATGAATATGACATTAAAGTGGCTGAGTGAAAATGGATTGGCAAGAAAAGTGgcttttgaaataaataatgaCATCAAACAGAACATCGTTGGCCCTCTGAGCTCAGTAATCAAAGATCTACAAATGACTGGAGCCATGACTATTGAGTGTAGACAGGCTCTTGACACTATGCTTGATAGTTATGATTGTACCTCAGAGTACAAATGTATACAGCAGCTGAAACGAGATGGTTTATACGAAGACCCGACCTTTTTCCATATAAGTGAGGAACCTCTGCCATTATCCGATCCGCGCTACAAG GGAGATGAGCTAATTCAAGGTGCGCTAATGCCTGTTAAGTTTATGCTACGAACGTATTTAGAAAGAGATGGTGTATTCGACATGATTATTAACAGCTTGAAGCTATCGAGTGATGGACTGATCCGATCGCTTATTGATGGTTCGATTTGGCAGGAGAGAACTGCAAGCATGTGTTGCAGAACCGTGATTCCCATAAATATCTATTTCGACGATTTCACTACAAGTGACACATCCTCTTGTCATTCCAAAGCAACTTCCATTTGCGCCGTTTATTTGAATATACCATGTATGCCAGCTTACCTACAAGGAAAATTGAACAATATTTTAAGCGTAGGATTCATTAAAAGCCAGGATAGGAAAAAAATGAACAACGATAAAACACTAtccaaattgatcgatttgtTGGTAGATTTAGAGGTTGAAGGCATCACAGTAAGAATAGGTGACCAGGACCAAAAGGTGTTTTTTGTTCTTGGATTTGTACTTGGTGACAACTTAGGTGTGAATGGGATTCTAGATTACGTTGAAAGCTTCAGAGCTAACTTTTTCTGCAGAGTGtgcaaaagaagaagaactcagaCGGAGGTAGACACAAAAGAATACCCGGATGTTTTTCGTACGATAACTAGTTATGAACATGATGTTCAATTGGCGACAGTCTCAGAAACAGGCATCAAATCTCCTAGTTGCTTCAACAAAATTCCATCATACCACGTCACACACAACTTTGTTTTCGATATTATGCACGATATCTTTGAAGGGGTAGCAATTTATGATCTTCAACACATGTTatactattttatttatatcaaACATTACTTTAACGTCAGTAGCTTCAACGAGAGAAAAAATGCTTTCATTTATGGAAGTCAACACTCTGATAACATTATTCATGACATCCAAGAATATcatataaaactaaaaaaattgaAGTGCACTGCCAGTGAAATGAAAACATTGATTACGTTCCTTCCTTTACTTGTAGGTCCTTTAATACCAGAATTTGATGAAGTTTGGCAACTAGCATGTGCTTTAGTAAAAATCGTACATATTACTCTGTTAAGAGAAGTGCCTTATGCTTTAGTGAAAGAATTGAGATCTTTAATTGATTATCATCATCACCAATATGTGAAATTGTTCAAAGACACTCTCAAGCCAAAGCACCACAACTTAGTGCACTATCCCACCGCAATTTTAAAAGGTGGAGCTCTTAGGTCACATTGGTCTATGAGATTTGAGGCTAAGCATCGAGAACCTAAAGCATATTGTAAAATTAACAGCAATCGTATTAATATGTGCTCTTCCATAGCCATTAAAGCTAACTTCAAATTTGCGTATAATTGCCTAAACAATAACTtcgtttttcctaaatttacatACGATAAAAGTCAGGTATATATAAACCGATTCAAACCAGAACATCATCAGTGTATTGATTTCGATTTGTACAATATTAATCGAGAATCGGtcagatttttgaaacattttgtgaaGTGTGAAACTTTGTATAACAGAGGATCGGTTTTTATTACTATTCGGAAGGAAAcagctaatattttcaaaataatagaaattttcCTTAACAATGATAATAGAATACTTATCCTATGTGacaaatttaaatttgttaaatttaacGAACATTTGCAGTCCTACGAGCTAAATACACAAACAACAACTGTTTTAGTAGACAACATTGAAACATGTGAGTCAGAGCGCAttaatttacatgatgttgatggaACTATGTATATGCGACTGTGTAACTATTACAATACgtga
- the LOC110679183 gene encoding uncharacterized protein LOC110679183: MNPENPEKEIEPEKIASEGSDPMAHEDDDNEEAEISYEEVSVESIAVVQLLQSFRVSIDVINKFLANGYDLESLRVIERQEIEELLCEPYLGDRTKVIHGLNVWRKSQNLPPVSSPLKSVQNVIQSKHHPEIMNRAMDRENYSARFLIQNSAKGKQILANYISSKILTKLQKKIITHIVVDEFKDVFGKLSHNELLSRASELNELFPSESKESWYQPTFSFVGGKKTRIGRLPKGCLYDRNCNYTIPKVSQRKSNDSENITPLCSPSEAEWVEYQQTKTWIRHHEDEWPAVMQKWALTSVIRLYEISKLEKRTCGSILDLFPTLRSPDGYQLGQIDFDTKFPTKSSALFQKWNSFIESLKPILVADVSDKSGKTILNQLEGELSEDCRDAVYSMLLPYILPCAVLTLSDKGKWKPSYIENRNSFVYWVQSIIDLQSKVKAHHTSRSETRGMPQCPLVIVVGPDLSKLNTFIVSFGDAFYQFPTFLKALDICYKFYKTYSLPFAAECAGSWNLINHVIYEFPVESSCRAKILSISNVISSRS, translated from the exons ATGAATCCCGAGAATCCCGAAAAAGAAATAGAGCCCGAAAAAATTGCTTCGGAGGGATCGGACCCAATGGCCCACGAAGACGATGATAACGAAGAGGCAGAAATATCGTACGAAGAAGTAAGTGTTGAAAGCATTGCTGTCGTACAACTACTGCAATCATTCCGGGTCTCGATAGACGTAATAAACAAGTTTCTTG CAAATGGATATGATTTGGAATCTCTCCGAGTTATTGAAAGACAAGAAATTGAGGAACTTCTTTGTGAACCGTATCTTGGAGATAGGACAAAAGTTATCCATGGATTGAATGTATGGCGAAAATCACAG AACCTTCCTCCCGTATCCTCTCCGCTGAAATCCGTTCAAAATGTAATTCAGAGTAAACATCATCCAGAGATTATGAATCGAGCTATGGATCGAGAAAACTATTCAGCACGATTCCTCATTCAAAACTCGGCCAAAGGAAAGCAAATCCTCGCGAACTACATCTCATCaaaaattctcacaaaattacaaaagaaaatCATAACTCATATTGTCGTAGACGAATTTAAAGATGTTTTTGGCAAACTCTCACATAATGAGCTTCTGAGTCGAGCATCCGAGCTGAACGAACTTTTTCCATCAGAATCAAAG gagTCTTGGTACCAGCCAACTTTTTCGTTTGTCGGCGGGAAAAAGACTAGAATAGGCCGTTTGCCAAAAGGTTGCCTTTATGACCGAAACTGCAATTATACTATTCCGAAAGTCTCACAGCGAAAGTCTAACGATAGTGAAAATATTACACCGTTATGTTCGCCTTCTGAAGCTGAAT GGGTTGAATACCAACAAACGAAAACATGGATCAGGCATCATGAAGACGAATGGCCAGCAGTAATGCAAAAGTGGGCATTAACGAGCGTAATTCGATTGTACGAGATTTCAAAATTGGAAAAACGAACGTGTGGTTCGATTTTGGATTTATTTCCGACACTGCGCAGTCCCGACGGATACCAACTGGGACAAATTGATTTCGATACAAAGTTCCCGACCAAAAGCTCCGCATTATTCCAAAAATGGAATTCTTTCATCGAATCGCTCAAGCCTATTCTCGTTGCcgatgtgagcgataaaagcgGCAAAACTATTCTTAATCAACTGGAAGGTGAACTAAGTGAAG ATTGCCGGGATGCGGTGTATTCAATGTTGCTGCCATACATCTTACCCTGTGCTGTACTGACCCTGTCGGACAAAGGAAAGTGGAAACCCAGTTACATTGAAAATCGTAACAGCTTTGTCTACTGGGTACAGAGCATAATCGATCTACAGTCAAAAGTTAAAGCTCACCACACTTCACGTTCTGAGACTAGAGGAATGCCACAATGTCCACTGGTGATCGTTGTTGGACCAGACCTATCAAAGTTGAACACCTTTATAGTATCCTTCGGTGACGCATTCTACCAGTTTCCTACCTTTCTGAAAGCGCTGGACATCTGCTATAAATTCTACAAAACCTACAGCCTACCATTTGCTGCGGAATGTGCCGGATCATGGAATCTCATCAATCACGTCATCTACGAGTTTCCGGTAGAATCCTCTTGTCGCGcaaaaatactttcgatcagtAATGTGATCAGTTCGAGAAGTTAA